From the Bacillus tuaregi genome, one window contains:
- a CDS encoding thymidine kinase, with protein MAQLFFKYGAMNSGKSIEIIKVAHNYEEQNKHVMIFTSALDDRYKSGFVSSRVGLQREATPIYEETNIFSVVSESSLRLSCVLVDEVQFVSKDHVLQMARIVDELDIPVMGFGLKNDFQNELFEGSKYMLLYADKIEEMKTICWFCEKKAIMALRVDEYNKPVREGSQIHIGGNDSYYPVCRKHHKQPPL; from the coding sequence TTGGCACAGTTATTCTTTAAATATGGAGCAATGAATTCAGGTAAATCGATTGAAATCATTAAGGTGGCACATAATTATGAGGAGCAGAATAAGCATGTGATGATTTTTACTTCAGCACTTGATGATCGATATAAATCAGGTTTTGTATCCTCTAGAGTGGGGCTGCAGCGGGAAGCTACCCCTATTTATGAAGAGACAAATATTTTTTCTGTTGTTAGCGAATCCTCTTTGCGATTAAGCTGCGTGCTGGTTGATGAAGTGCAATTTGTCTCCAAGGACCATGTTCTGCAAATGGCCAGAATTGTGGATGAACTCGACATCCCTGTAATGGGATTTGGCTTGAAAAATGACTTCCAAAATGAATTATTTGAAGGCAGCAAATATATGCTCCTTTATGCAGATAAAATTGAAGAAATGAAAACCATCTGTTGGTTTTGCGAGAAAAAGGCGATTATGGCTTTACGAGTAGATGAATATAATAAGCCGGTTCGGGAGGGCAGTCAAATTCACATTGGTG